One genomic region from Salvia hispanica cultivar TCC Black 2014 chromosome 2, UniMelb_Shisp_WGS_1.0, whole genome shotgun sequence encodes:
- the LOC125204073 gene encoding cationic amino acid transporter 7, chloroplastic-like has product MGSRPHSFSSFKSYLHALSDTPNRLRRRACSVSTSLEETNRVRARSGSELKRSLAWHDLIGFGVGGMVGAGVFVTTGRASHTCAGPAVVLSYAIAGLCALLSAFCYTEFAVDMPVAGGSFSYIRVTFGEFPAFLTGANLIVDYVLSNAAVARGFTSYLGTALGLPANAQLRFTIHSLPRGYNEIDLIAVIVVLLITFIICYSTKESSWVNMSLTALHILFIAFVIAAGFWRGKLVNFTEPGDPENAGGFFPFGASGVFSGAAVVYVSYIGYDAVSTMAEEVENPERNIPIGVTGSVVIVSVLYCLMAASVSALLPYDMIDADAPFSGAFSEGPSGVKWVSNVIGVGASFGIVTSLLVAMLGQARYMCVIGRSCVVPTWFAQVHPSTSTPVNASSFLGILTAAIALFTDLDILLDLVSIGTLFVFYMVANAVIYRRYVAVGTTNPWPTLSFLLCFSLTCVMFTLLWRFAPTGKPKAVMLAACVAAAIALLQVFLFMVPQAWKPENWGVPFMPWIPSVSIFLNIFLLGALNKGSYVRFGFFSGLTVLVYVVYSVHSSFDAEEEGILCGKAGESIKEDYIL; this is encoded by the exons atggGCAGCCGTCCTCACTCCTTTTCCAGCTTCAAATCCTACCTCCACGCCCTCTCCGACACCCCAaaccgcctccgccgccgcgccTGCTCCGTCTCCACTTCCTTAGAGGAGACCAACCGCGTCCGCGCCCGCTCCGGCTCCGAACTGAAGCGATCCCTCGCCTGGCACGACCTCATCGGCTTCGGCGTCGGCGGCATGGTCGGCGCCGGCGTCTTCGTCACCACCGGCCGCGCCAGCCACACCTGCGCCGGCCCCGCCGTCGTCCTCTCCTACGCCATTGCCGGCCTCTGCGCCCTCCTCTCCGCCTTCTGCTACACCGAGTTCGCCGTCGACATGCCCGTCGCCGGCGGCTCCTTCAGCTACATCCGCGTCACCTTCGGCGAGTTCCCCGCCTTCCTCACCGGCGCCAATCTCATCGTCGACTACGTCCTCTCCAACGCCGCCGTCGCGCGTGGCTTCACCTCCTACCTCGGCACCGCCCTCGGCCTCCCCGCCAACGCCCAGCTCCGCTTCACCATCCACTCCCTTCCCAGGGGTTACAACGAGATTGACCTCATCGCTGTCATCGTGGTGCTGCTCATCACATTCATAATCTGTTACAGCACGAAGGAGAGTTCGTGGGTGAATATGTCGCTGACGGCGCTGCACATTCTGTTCATCGCCTTCGTGATAGCGGCGGGATTCTGGAGAGGGAAGCTGGTGAACTTCACGGAGCCGGGGGATCCGGAAAATGCGGGCGGATTCTTCCCTTTCGGGGCGTCGGGGGTGTTCAGCGGGGCGGCGGTGGTGTACGTGAGCTACATCGGATACGACGCCGTTTCGACGATGGCGGAGGAGGTGGAGAATCCGGAGAGGAACATCCCGATCGGAGTGACGGGGTCGGTGGTGATCGTGAGCGTCCTCTACTGCTTGATGGCGGCGTCGGTGTCGGCCCTCCTCCCTTACGATATGATCGATGCGGATGCGCCGTTTTCGGGGGCGTTTTCGGAGGGGCCATCGGGGGTGAAGTGGGTGTCCAATGTGATCGGTGTGGGGGCCAGTTTCGGGATCGTGACGTCACTGTTGGTGGCGATGCTGGGTCAGGCTCGCTACATGTGCGTCATCGGGAGGTCTTGCGTGGTCCCCACTTGGTTTGCTCAGGTCCACCCTTCCACCTCTACTCCTGTCAACGCCTCCTCCTTTCTCG GGATCTTGACAGCAGCCATCGCTCTGTTTACCGATCTAGATATCCTGCTGGATTTGGTATCCATCGGGACTCTCTTCGTGTTCTACATGGTGGCCAATGCAGTGATATACCGACGCTATGTGGCCGTAGGGACGACGAATCCATGGCCGACCCTGTCCTTCTTGCTCTGCTTCTCACTCACTTGCGTCATGTTCACTCTGCTCTGGCGCTTCGCGCCAACCGGCAAGCCCAAGGCCGTGATGCTCGCAGCTTGTGTGGCTGCGGCCATTGCACTCCTGCAGGTGTTCCTCTTCATGGTTCCGCAGGCCTGGAAGCCGGAGAACTGGGGGGTCCCATTCATGCCGTGGATACCATCCGTATCGATCTTTCTCAACATATTCTTGTTGGGTGCTCTGAACAAGGGATCTTATGTCCGATTCGGGTTCTTCTCGGGCCTCACGGTGCTCGTGTACGTGGTGTACAGCGTGCATTCGAGCTTCGATGCGGAGGAGGAGGGAATTCTCTGTGGGAAGGCTGGAGAGAGCATCAAGGAAGACTATATTCTATAG